The genome window catgttagatttccttctacccaaactcatccatgaataaagaggagatgtactctattaatcaatcactgaaaagattttattaacaacttccttttcattcccattagcagcttcattcataatttccaaaaaaaatattacgagtttatagaattaatgaaaaacatgatttccaaatacaaacatttctagttcaattcctaaCTTCAACCATAACCCATAACCTGTCTAgagagcctctaaatacaatagaagagtaatatggaaatgccggcaacaaggcgctggctatacctcaaaacacagtacatgagaaacaaaagatacatgacctcgaaatgaagtggggctcaccaaatcagctcaAAAAAGTGtgatgctatcactgatcaatgtcgcgtCCTgtagaaccacttgcatccattaaagatgcagcgtccccggcaaaagggatgttagtactgtcaaatagcactagtatacatagctaaaagtcctctttcaaaatagaatgcccatataagaaaagacaacacatagaaatagcaagtcataatcaacaatatccgaatgttcagttaaaacataataatttttaaaatacgaacttcatatacaattttgattgggagatcattagcaccgatataccaccatctttgttagcacggattTCGATCACCCCCCAATCGGTTAGGCCATCTCcctacgaacaatgtggtttgacatgtgatgcgaaagaaagttgttaccaagagtagtaccactatatgcgcaatatggcgtctgatctccacccgatcatcTAGGCCGCcctcccacatatgccgtgtgggttgacttttccaatccacaaaggttccagtttcatcccaattaaggggaataatatcacaatttcccaaaggttccaatttcatcccaaataagggaaataatcccaatccacccctacaccggcatgtgtagtttcaggtgtgagCCTTATGACCCACTCTTCCTCAGTTTTGCTAATGATTCTCCCcaaaacatttttgatttgatttgcaaacagaaatatcataaatacaattgtacttacctcaacatctttcacattgtataaattttcATTAGTATTTCTAGTCATTCATagcgacaatatttccttggctcatttggccattcacaagattctttattcctggcacgatggccgtatttcatattccacactttcacctcttttgaTTTCatgatcaccatcaaatatcaagatATAGAATATCCCGAAAATTACAACTTTAAGtacattagaaatgaacaatttaagcaaaaTAGATCTCTTTCcaaaaaatagagtaaaataattggcaattgatgcgcatgttcaaatcatcaacaagtgataccccatttattcttgaaatatattttcccaaaaatgacaatgtacaatttcaacacatgagtatatagaactcgaatcacactggatatagtTATAAAGCAAGgaattagttaaagcagccacttatgggcatgaattgaatACAAAAGCCTTTagacaattctattttcgaaatcgtTTTCAAACAATCGAGTCGagactcatttcatattctttatttcattctctcaaattatttgcactactagccacagtcttaacttaaattcttggcacgttgaccACATACTATAtcccccaattcaattatttcatttccaaccacctttcaaggttatcaacaataatacatttccaatccatagtttaggtacacatatgagcaattatgagtcttaatcatatcgagtttttctcggccaattggtatactagttttcATTTAAAACATAACTCAAAGCCACAccattttaatacgcaaaccatactttgaacatctatctttcggCATAAGGCTCATTCagaataaacaagtttatagggaGTAACccagaatatagaagttaggaatcttgagccaatcatacttgatcttacggaaacattatggatatctattccaagagagaaagtttagccaacacaccttgctttgagctttccttaaattactacaacgttccggaaattctagcaatcccaatctattttgagacataacaaaattaaaccattataatatttatgatctcagctcatttgagtattttatcaaacactgggtatgcaaatctaactacaaggttcttctacaaaatttccttcactccacaacccaatctttacttatttgatctcaacaatcttcccacaaaccttattagtataaacatgtataaataatgctcttatacccaagaatcatactccaaatcaaccatcttttacccaaattcgaaattggaaactagggtatggaaccttacctcttagatgaagttCTTGTAATTATCTTCCTTGATTATTAAAGATtagtgcaagattggatgattataatgttatgttccctccttatctctctaaaatgctctcacctctctctaaaaccctcagaaaaacaccccaaaataatccccaaaggctatttatcaaaatggggtcgggttatgaaaataaaaaaaataaccctccgaaagtaggtctgcggtcgcataatggaccgcagaatgggtatgcggtctgcggtcgcataattttatcccatcataaaattttcaacttgacttagctttGGGGCCCTTCTTAgatcataaaccattcttaattaACCTcctacatatattatcatgatcaattgatatcattcatataatagtccttctctacacacaaaataatataattagcacacgttgactttcttaatagcgcttaagtactttaaaatttttcggggtgttacactcTTATGGCCAATGATACACCCGAGGTGATTGAAGTTCCCAAGTGTGGGGTACCAATAATAAGTCCAATTATTGTTAAATAGGTACACCAATCACAAAGAACCTCTCAAAATGCAAAGGAATCCCCTTCAAAGGAGAACGAACTAATCAATGAGGCAAGCAAGGAAGCACCTAGGGTGTACAAACAATTACCGAGACCGCCTCCTCCATTTCTAGAAAGATTTGCAAAGCAACAATTGGAAGGTCAATTACAAAAGTTTTTTGATATGTTGAATCAAATTACCATCAATGTGCCTTTTATAGAAGCTCTTGAAAAGATGTCGGGTTATGCTAAATTCATGAAAGACTTGGTTACTAAGAAGAAGAATGTTAATTTTGATACCATCAAGGTCACCCACCAATGTAGTGCAATCATCTCACAAATCGGGGTTAAGAAGATGGAAGACCCGGGGGCTTTTACTATTCCTTATTTTATTGGGTTAATAAGCTTCGCTAAAGCTTTGTGTGATTTGGGGAAAAGTATCAAGTTGATGCCTTATGCCATTTTCAAGAAGTTGGCCTTGGGTGACCCAAGGCCTACATCAATGAAGTTATTAATGCGGATCGCACTTTGAAGAGACCATTGGGCgctattgatgatattcttgtcaaAGTGGATCGATTCTACTTCCCCGCGAATTTtggattcttgattgtgaagtggatgtAGAAATACCAATCATTCATGGTAGGCCTTTCTTGGCTATCGGGAGGGCCATATGTGATGTTGAAGTAGGAGAGCACAAATTCCGGTTGAATGATGAAGAAATGGTCTTCCACATCTAAAAATCAATGAAGAATCCACATGACTATGGAGTGATATCCATGATTGATGTCGTCGATGAAGTGGTAGATGAGGATATGCAAGAAATTTGTATGGATGAAGCTTGGCATGTTGTTCTACTCAATTCGGAGAATGAGGCAATTGAGGGTTACATTGAGGTCGTGATGGCTTTGGAGGGACTTGGTTCCTATTCTTACAAACCCGCAAAATTGTCTCTTGATTTGGAGAACCGGGTTACTCTTCCTACTTGAGTTCTTGGCCCTAATTAATCTTTGCTCTGTATTATATCATTCTCTTTGTCTAATGTGCAGGTTTTATTATTTCTTGATGTGCTCAAAAAGCACAATTTGGCATTAGGATGGACCATTACAGATATTCAGGGGATAAGTCCGTCCTTTTGTATGCAAAAGATAAACTTGGAGGAAGGGTGCAAGCCAAGCGTGGAACACCAAAGAAGGCTCAATCCTCCTATGAAAGAACTGGTCAAGAAGGACATCATAAAATGGTTAGATGTCGGAGTAGTgtatacaatctcggatggcactTGGGTGAGCCCAGTACAATGTGTTCCAAAGAAAGGAGGGATGACCGTGGTTCTCAATGATAAGAATGAGCTAATTCCAACAAGGACAATCATCAGATGAATGGTttgcatggactataggaagtTGAACAATGCTACCTGAAAAGATCACTTTCCAGtcccttttattgaccaaatgttAGATCGGTTAGCGGGAATGTCCttttattgctttcttgatggttactcgggctacaaccaaattcaaaCTCCCCCAAAGACCAAGAGAAGACGAgttttacatgtccttatggaaCCTTTGCCTTTAAGAGGATGCCATTTTGTCTTTGCAATGCTCCGACCACCTtccaacggtgtatgatggctattttcatcgATATGGTGGAAGATTTTCTTGAGGTATTTATGGATGACTTTTCCGTTGTGGGTGATTCTTTTGATGAGTGTTTGGCTAACTTGGTCAAGGTATTGACAACATGCGAAAAAATAAATCTTATTTTGAATTGGgaaaaatgccactttatggtAGAAGAAGGCATTGTGCTTGGGCATAAGGTGTCCAAAAAAAGGTATTGAATTTGATTCGGCAAAGTTGATGTTATTGTCAAGTTACCTCCGCCAAATACCGTGAAGGGTGTAAGAAGTTTTCTAAGGCATGTGGGATTCTACCggaggttcatcaaggatttctcaaaagtggtgaacccaatGTGTAAATtgttggagaaagatgccaagtttCACTTTGATGAAGCTTGTATCGTTGCTTTTGAGGAACTCAAGTGGCGTTTGACAACCACTCATATCATTCAAGCTACAAATTAGGAGTTATCGTTTGAgttgatgtgtgatgcaagtgatgtcgCCATGGGAGCAGTGTTGGGCCAAAGAATGGGTAAGTTTTTCCATCATATTCACTATGCTAGCAAAACAATGAATGCCGCTCAAATGAATTGTACGGTAACTGAAAAAGAACTTCTTCCAATTGTTTATGCTTTTGACAAGTTTTGTTCTTATCTTGTAGGTTCAAAGGTGGTGGTGTATTTGGACCATGCTGCAATCCGGTACCTTTTGGCTAGATGGATATTACTCTTACAAGAGTTTGACATAGAAATCAAGGATAGAAAGGGCACAAAGAATCAAGtggtggaccacttgtctcgtcTTTAGTTAGGGGGAGACCTTTGGAGGTCGAGGAAATCAATGAATCCTTCCCCGATGAACAAGTCTTTGTAGCCACAATTGTTATGGATGATGAGTTTCCATGGTACGCGGACATGACCAATTTCTTAGTGAGTGGGTTACTACCTCCGGGGCTTCCTTCATACCAAAATAAGAAGTTCTTGAGGGATAGTGACTCCTACTATTGGGATGAACCTTATTTGTTCAAGATATATGTGGACGACATTATAAGGAGATGTGTCCCAGAAGAGGAAGGGGTGACGATCTTGAGGGCTTGCCATTAATCTCCTTATAATGGACATCATGGAGGAAATAAGATAGAGGCTAAGGTTCTTGAGTGTAGATTCTATTGGCTCACATTGTTCAAAGATGCCAACACTATAGCCAAAGCTTCTGACCAATGCCAACGTCAAGGCAACATCTCAAGAAAGAATGAAATGCCTTTGAATCCGATTGTAGAGGTGGAGTTATTTGACGTGTGGGGAATTGACTTCACGGGACCGTTTGTGAGATCCTACAAAAATAAATACATCCTTTTGGTGGCTAACTATGTATCCAAGTGGTTGAAGCGGTAGCTCTATCAAACAATGAAGCAAGAAATATCACCACGTTCTTGAAGAAGACACTCCGAGAGCTATTATAAGTGACAGTGGTTCACATTTTTGTAATCGATCATTTGCCACTTTACTTGAGAAATATGGAGTCAATCACAAAGTTTCCACATCATATAACCCATAAATAAGTGGGCAGGTTAATGTTTCAAATCGTGAGATTAAGACCATTTTGGCCAAAACCGTCAATGCCAATaggacggattggtcaagaaaacttgatgatgctctttgctCCATATTTAACGACACATAAAACTC of Nicotiana tomentosiformis chromosome 7, ASM39032v3, whole genome shotgun sequence contains these proteins:
- the LOC138896250 gene encoding uncharacterized protein, whose product is MAIFIDMVEDFLEVFMDDFSVVGDSFDECLANLVKLPPPNTVKGVRSFLRHVGFYRRFIKDFSKVVNPMCKLLEKDAKFHFDEACIVAFEELKWRSKVVVYLDHAAIRYLLARWILLLQEFDIEIKDRKGTKNQVVDHLSRL